The DNA window CAAATCAATGGTTGTAATGCTTAACACCAAGGCGTTATTTTTGCtacaaaacttttttatgCTCTTAGCAACATCAAATTGCTCTATACTTTGCAAACAAGCCATAATAAcctaagaaaaaaaaaaaaaaacaaaaagaatacAAAAACTTTGTGTACAAGTATCAACTATGACAATGAGTCTATCTTTAGAAGTGAAAGATCAGCCAAGAAAAAAACGAGaggaaaaacaacaacaaactGGTAACAATCCTAACGGAGAAACCAACAAGGATTTGaaagataaaattataaagcTACAGGAAAGTAACGAAGTATTAGCTTTAACAGTACAACGAACAAGATTATCTGTTAGAAGACTTCGTTTTCAGTATGCGTCCCTATTGGAACGTTTGCAAGACAGAATTGACAGAGATCCAATTTTAAGTTGCGAGGAACCTCTACCAACGCTGCAAAATTTCAAAGAACAACTAAAAAAGGCCCAATTCCCAAATATGCAAAATGGAGCCAACGGGACCACTGGGACCACTAATCGTATTAGTCTGTATAGCAAAAGAAAACTAGCTAGGGCTAAAAGAGACCCCAATATGCCTAAAAGGCCAACCAAtgcttatttatttttttgtgaaaTGAACAAGGAAAAATTGAGAGAAAAATATGGGGCAACAAGTGATATGTCCAAATGTTTAACTGATGCCTGGAAAAGCTTGGACGAGGAGGCTAGAAAACCCTATTATGATATGTACAATGAAGATAAAAAGAGATACCAGAAGGCAATGTCGATTTACATGGCGAACAAAGAAAACAGTGAGAATGTAAAAGGTGGTGACcataaagaagaaaaaataacacaGACAACAAAAACCGAACCTATGGACTCAAATTTTACCGATAACACTGTAAGTCTAAACGGAAAAGGTATAGAAGAAGATGGTGATATAGAAATGAATGACGATGAGGAAGAAGCAGAagcagaagaagaagaagaggaagaagaagaagaagaagaagaagaggaggaggaggaagaagaagaggcagaggaagaagaggcagaggaagaagaggcagaggaagaagaggcagaggaagaagaggcagaggaagaagaggcAGATGAAAAAGTGGAAGAAGAGGGGGGTGATGACACTGGTACCGATGTTGAAACAAGACCAGAAAACGGAAGCAGTATCGGTGACAAcgaaaaagagaaaaaagaagaagaagaagaagaagaaggagaaaaagagaaaaataatgataatatcaATGATAAAGGCGATATGGAAGGACAACGTGAAGAAGATAATATTGGAGTGAAAGAAAAGGTGGATATTATTCGACAAGACATTAAAGGTACTACTAAAGgtgaagaagaggaagagcATAAGgaggaaaaaaagcaaGACAAAACTTCAAATGAAATtattgaagaagaagaaaaaaaaggataatgTAAAAGAATAcgtgatttaaaaaaaaaagattaaaaaatcagCCAATTTCAACTGGAGTTTAAAATTAGTCCGTAATTAACAATATAGAATCAAACAATTAAACAAATAGCGGAACATATTGAAACATTAAAAACGTATTAAACCAATGACTTAGGAAGATATAACATTATTGGCATTTATACATGTATaaattttatgttttacctatttctttatatattgaaaatatttttaatttattgtaAGTATCAACTAATATATACACTTCTtataatgatttttttttaaaaagaaaaagagaaaaaaaaaaaaaaaaatttttttaaaccctcctttttttcctataataaccattttcatctttaacatgctttcttttttcccttgACCTTTGATgctttcttaattttttatttgcagCGATATCCGGTGCAGTAACGGCCAAAACAGCTTTCTTACCTCTTCTTTGTTGTCTTCTTTCAATAACTTCCTGCTTCACATTAGCATAGGAAGCAGAAAATGCTGCAACTGTTATTTTGCCCTCCAAAAATTGCAAACATTCCTTACTCAAGGTTTGGAGTTCCTCatctttttcatcaatAACAGCAGGTCTTTCCAAGTACATAAATAGTGCCATAATGATTTTTTCCGAATATTTAGTAACAACGGCAGCATCTAAAA is part of the Saccharomycodes ludwigii strain NBRC 1722 chromosome III, whole genome shotgun sequence genome and encodes:
- the NHP10 gene encoding Nhp10p (similar to Saccharomyces cerevisiae YDL002C | NHP10 | Non-Histone Protein) encodes the protein MTMSLSLEVKDQPRKKREEKQQQTGNNPNGETNKDLKDKIIKLQESNEVLALTVQRTRLSVRRLRFQYASLLERLQDRIDRDPILSCEEPLPTLQNFKEQLKKAQFPNMQNGANGTTGTTNRISLYSKRKLARAKRDPNMPKRPTNAYLFFCEMNKEKLREKYGATSDMSKCLTDAWKSLDEEARKPYYDMYNEDKKRYQKAMSIYMANKENSENVKGGDHKEEKITQTTKTEPMDSNFTDNTVSLNGKGIEEDGDIEMNDDEEEAEAEEEEEEEEEEEEEEEEEEEEEAEEEEAEEEEAEEEEAEEEEAEEEEADEKVEEEGGDDTGTDVETRPENGSSIGDNEKEKKEEEEEEEGEKEKNNDNINDKGDMEGQREEDNIGVKEKVDIIRQDIKGTTKGEEEEEHKEEKKQDKTSNEIIEEEEKKG